GTTTCATACATTGAATTAAGTGATTTTTACATGATGAATAAGTTCCAAAGAACAATTTTGACAAAAGTTAACCTTGAGAGATTTGAACTTCAGTTTTTCTTATGTGTGCATTCATGAAAATGACATTCTAGGCCTTGCATTATTTCTCTTCATAATTGATCATTTGATGTGAATTCTTGATGTGATCTTGGCCCTCTTTGAATTTAGTCACTTGCCAAATATGAATGGATTAAACTCAAAACATATTGCATTCACGTTCAACTactgtgtttgtgtgttttggTTTCTAAATGACCATTCAAGCCTTTATATAGGTTAAAGCAAAGAGCTCAAATTGGAAAACGAATCAACAAGACATGTAACAACTAACTAAGTACCTAAATCAAAGGTAACAACTAACTAAGTACCTATATCACATGCACACATACCATGATATCATGACCGGTTTCACAACAACATTTATTCTAATATACTCAAACAAAACTGAATCAAATGTCTAGGactttaatacatttaaaagCTTCGTACCCTTTAGCAATCTAGCCATAACACTACATTTCACACATGCAACATAGCttggaatataagaaaaaatagcATTCAACCTAATATGACCATAGCAGTCTGTGGTTTCAATCCTTCCCAAACAAGGATCAGTAATACAAGCAATGTAATTCCTAAGATGAACTCAAAACACTCTAATAATACAATCTCATTCTTTTAGTAATGCAACCACATTTTTATTCAACATTTAACCATATTTCTACACCAATGCTCACTTCATTCAGAGACAAAGAGCTTACCTCCACGCTACAACCTCCCTGGACGAAGACAACCTCCTAACACCACACTTTTTCTCTACACTACGCTTCACTCGACCTTCAAGGCACCACTACAATTGCAATCATTTTCCAATGATATTTAGTGTTAAACAAAATCTCCAATGTGAACCAAAAGCAATACACATATATTCAGGTTAACTCACACATGCATCACAAACAGGGCAGCCACCAAAAGGTACATAATTTCAAGCAATAATTTGAACCAATAACTTACCTCTACGGTAGCGACAACCCTCCGATACCCTCTCTCGCGCAACCCTTCTCACGCAACGAAAGCTACTTCGTCACACAACCCCTGGATTAGCCTCCCTTGGCAATTAGAAGCTCTGCCCACGCCGCGACACCAACCCTGACGCAGCGACAACACCTCTTGACGCCGCCAAACCACCGTCGTAAAGAAACAGGAGCTCGACAGGTTGAGAATCAATGGCAATGATGGTTTCGGATTGTGAACGACAGAGGGAGATAGAGATTAGGGCAGGGGAGAGTGGAAAGCGGGGACAAGAGTGAAAGTTTAGGGGAAGCTTTCCCGGAAAGTATTTGGGAAAATGGAagagggaaatcccaaattcAGATTTCATTAAGTGAATGCAtataccgacggccaaaagccttcggtaatgaccaACTTTAATGACCGTCGGGAAATCCTTCAGTATTATCAATTTTACCGAGGGGcaaaaggccttcggtaataatccttcggtaatcaatgaatttcttgtagtgaataGTGTTAAttgcttaaccgattacattaacaacataatcaattaaattgcGTCAGtactttcatatttataaatagacGCAAAACTCTTTGCATTAAACAACTTTTTGAATCATAACTTTCATATTTGATAAAGTTTGTTGAGTTCATAATTGTAGGAGCGTCTgttctccaagaatcaagaaaaatttcatttggaaagaaataaaatcaagGATTCTTGAAGAATTGTGTGCTTTCAAAATCTGATCAATCTGTACTGAGAGGTGTTCTACTGGAAGATCATAACCGCTTGCAATCATATGTGATTGTGGTTTCCCTGTTGCCGCTGGCCAGGAAGAGAACTTGTGGAGTTCTGGTTACTTTGAATGTGGTATCCCAAAGGGGTTGTAGaaagaggattgttctttcTGTGTGTTTACTATAGTAGATTTGGAGTTAGAGAAGAGAGTACATTGAGAGGGTATCTCTGTATTTCTTGTTGTAGAACTCGATCTATATAGTGGATTTActttcaatctcaggttgattaaaaggaaattggatgtaggcattgaggccgaaccagtataaactGTGGTGTTGATCTTTCTACCCTTTCACTCTTTTATTTCCTTACCTTCTTTATTTGCTTGCATTCCAAGAAAGGTTCAAAGACtttgaaaagttttttaaaagaacaatttttattatacaaaaccaattcaccccctcttgatTGAGAAACTAGGCCAATCAATTTCtattcgtttttattttcttcctcctCCATTTGGAGAGTTTTTCTCCTCTCTCTTGATCCCAAACTCTAAACCCTTTTGTGTATTTGGCTATTTTCACCGTAATAACCACCCATATTGTTGCTACCACCACATTGGTGTTACTCATGCTATCACTCAAACACGTACTCAAGTTTTTTACTTCATCTCTTTACCTATTTTAAtgtctatttaaaaaattttatacgataatattttcttattattttaatttttatgtgttgtttgaatttttttttattgtttgaatatgttgtttagtataatttttctataatttgtttattgtatgcatacttttaatttgtttaatgttgaaattaaattattgttgtGGATTCAACCATAGTTTCTTGTTAagattcaaaaaaattatgtagTTTCATTTTATATGGACTATAACTAATGTCTTTTcttttagttcatatttcaaatataatgtGTCGAAGGACATGCCAATTTCAAGATTACAAAAGCTCACATGTCTGGCCCTCAAGATTgtctattttttgtttaattataattgtttcatCAATTAAACTTATTGTATTCATATTcaatattgtagtgtaataaaAAGTTCAAAGAGTTTGAGTATAGATACTCTGTTATGTAATGGATGACAGCTATTATTCAAGCTGATATTCAAAGGGATTAGGACCAGGTAATGATATAactaattcataattaaataatttttatatattttgtgtattaattgaagttattattattattttgagtaCTTTAGTGACTCTGAACCATTGGATTCTGAATAATGAATTACATTAGGAATATTTGGAcaaacttttttattagaatttttcAACACATTAGGTTAGATGTGTttgcaattttctttttgttatttacattttcaCATTCTTAACAATTGTAATTATCTTTCAACGTAGTCaataatatatgtaattgtTCACTATTTTTGGTTATGAGATCCATTGGTTTTAGTTTTGGttctagttttgtttttttgttcaGGTTGCTTAATTAGGAGTAGAAAAACTAAAAcgaaacaaatattaaaaaaatttcaaaagaataatAGACTATGATTATTAAGAGTATTGTACTCTATAAGTGAATATAGACTATAGTAACTATAGTCTAAAATGATTAGTTTAGACTATGGTTTGATAGACTACGATTTTATAATAGGCGAGTAAACCATAAAATAACTATAGTCTATAACATTTACTGCACTAGTGACACCTTGAATGTGACAATCATACAAAATTACACAGTATCTTTAATCTTGTCATGATGTGAATTAAACATACTAACATAAGTTATCATTtcatgagagaaaaattgaaatataaagaCATCATTACTAAATTTGTCAACTCTAATATtcataaaatctataaaaaaaccaataattaattatatttccaACAAGTTAgacacataaaaataatatattttagtttaaataaggAGTTAattgaaacatttttatttattgaaacatttttatttattcctgtatcatatatttattattagaatatattaaatttcttctattttttattaatttttcaatataagtaaaatactataatattgTCTCATAATCACAATTTCATTCTAAGGgtgttaacaatattttacttatatagCATATCATAATATTATCAGAATTTAACACCCTTTGTCAAATTTATTCTCTTCGCCacatttgttaatattttgatattctaGATACatgtgaattaaaaaaaaaaaattattttatatgtttttaaataaacttataaacTCTGAAGATATAaactcaaataaattatatttaaaaaatattaatttaaataaatttgtactCTGAAATATAAGTCctgaaaataaaacttaaatgtAAGTTTAAACAAATAGTAGTCAAAACATATAGTTAACGGATAGTAAATTTATCTATCCTTAATCCATTTTACGGATCCAAGGGtcgaaagtttttttttcaaccctAATTAGGTTTAACCATTACGTCGATTTATTAGGTTATGGTCTTATCAGAGTTGAACTTAACTGAATTTCATTCTTGTATACATAACTGAAaatgagaataataaaaaaaatataaaacatatttttaatttctaaattttgataaaatttgtttttttataaaacttttgatatattttagttttcatttaaaaaataaatgaataaagttatttttatctaattaaGTTAAATGTTTTAGAGGTGtgaaatgtattttatattaagataattAGATTACACGTTATTGCTTCATGTgtgttaaaaaacatttaacagcttaaaaagtttaagataattagattaaaagataatttgttttaaaagtttaaaaataaaaatatataaaagaatttgtacataaaaaaaaattcaccttaaaattgaaaaactaaaaacgTTAAAAAGAAAGTGTAAACAGTTAGTTTTGGATGATTGGCCTCTGGGACATTCCACATACGAGTTTTAGTGGATGTTGTGATGTGGCGCGTGAGATGCAAGGATAAATGTTTCCATGCAAAAAGAAAGAGGAGTGGGGAAGGGAACAGACCTGACCAAGAAAAGGTTCACTCGGTCGGGACACACTAAAGCACAAATGGacaccttttctttttttcaacccaatataaaaaaaaacttacacaTTATTTCTTTACCATAATCTATCATTCATTCACCAATAAActaatcttatatatatattttatttataatacaatCATAATTAAAGTTTCCTTTGCCCATTCCACACCAAATTCCTACTATACTATCATGAATCTATGGCTGTCTGGCTAGGCTGGTTAGCACACATGACATATCAGACTCAACACTTAGCTTTTTTTCATGCACAATAACATAGTATCTCTTTTTTCTAACCACACTACTTACAGAGCGTCAAAAAGAAGCTTATGGGTTAAGAAACATCGCCTTCTCAAAAtcctgaaaagcaaaaaaacaaaaagagtgcTATCGGGGGAATTCAACaacaaactaaaattatatataaatactcAAAAGCACTTCCTTTATTTTTGCTTCTCATTACCTCTTCTCCCAAACCCTTccctctcttctttctttcttttgctttctctcttttcctttctctcttctatgCATCAaccattctctctctctctctctctctctctctctaactgTTTGATGTGATTATTCTCTCCACTTGTATTGCCTCCCAAAAAATTAAACCATCAACCTTTACAAAAGAGAAAGCTCCAAGAGGAACCATGGTTTATACTTCCATCCCAGCATATATTGATCCAGCCAACTGGCAGCAACAGGTAAAAATATTCAAGGGTTCTTCAGTTTGCTTCTTTCTCATTTAATTTCTCAGTTCAAAAGGcaaaattcaaaagatacaTATTCTTCCTACACTTTTGTTTATACCCTTCTCCTGAATATACCACATATTTGATTTCTTTGCTCCTTCCAACTTTATGTTACTGCAGCACCCAAATCATCAGCAGCAACCCAACAACACTGCTGTCAGCTCCCACCTTATTCTTCCACCACCAATACAACCGCCGCCGCCGCCTCCACCATCGCAACCCCATGGACTCGGTGGTAGTGCCACTGCCGGCTCCATCAGGCCCGGTTCCATGGCGGATAGAGCCAGGATGGCCAACATACCCATGCAGGAAGCTCAACAGAAGTGTCCAAGATGTGACTCCAGCAACACAAAGTTTTGCTACTTCAACAACTACAGCCTCTCTCAGCCCCGCCACTTCTGCAAGGCTTGCAGAAGGTACTGGACTCGTGGCGGGGCCTTGAGGAACGTCCCTGTTGGTGGCGGCTGCCGGAGGAACAAGAGGAGCAGAGGAAGCTCCGGCAGCAGCGCCAGGTCGCCTGCAAACTCGGATCGCCAAACGGCGAGTGCCGGCTCCGCTTCCACAACCAGTGGCTCCTCTTCTGCTGACATGGTGGCAGGCCTTGGCGGCACCGGAGTGCCGTCGTCTCTTAGATTCATGGCTCCATTGCATCATCTTGGCGATCACCACCtcggtggtggtggtggtggtggtggaggagagATAGGATTAAACTATGGTTTGAACTATGGGTCGATTTCAGGTCCAATGGGAGGAATAGGGGACTTGAATTTCCATATTGGAAACGCTTTGAATGGTGGTGGTGGTTCTGTGTTGTCTGGTTTGGACCAATGGAGGATGCCACAAACTCACCAATTTCCCTTCTTGTCTGGTTTGGAAGCTTCTTCATCGCATGGGTTGTACTCATTTGATGGTGCTAGTGGTAGTGATGGCTATGGTGGCACTCCCATTAAGGTTTCGACTTCTGGGGTGATGTCTCAGTTTGCTTCTGTCAAAATGGAAGATAATCATCAGGAACTTGGTTTGCCTAGACAGTTCTTGGGAGTCAACAATAACCCTAATACAAATGAACAATATTGGAGTGGTGGTGCTGGTGCTGGTGGTGCTACTTCTGCTTGGACTGATCTTTCTGCTTTCAGCTCTTCTTCCACTACTAGTAATCCCCTATAGAATTTTCTTCACTATTATGAAGTTTCTGGCTTTTGGTTCTTCTGTTTCCTTAGACAAAGTTTCGACCAATTCGGTTACAATTTCCCCCACGTGAAAAGCTTCGAGGATGGTTAAGTACTTTGCTTTCTTTTATGATCAAATCAAAACCCTAGGGATGTTAGTTTTTCTATTCCCCCACTTTTAATCTTTATATGTTGttatttcttcttccttttctctctctttcttagGTTTAGGTTGTTTTGTATGGGAAGGTTTTACTATATATGGTGAAATTATGAGTTCAAGATAGTGAATGTTGCAGTCGATAATCAATGATGTCTGATAAAAAATGATGTCTGATACCAGTATCTCTTGATTTCctcgtgtatatatatatatatatatatatatatatatatatatatatatatatatatatatatatatccatcgAAAATATGATCCTTTTTCTAATGATGAAGAGTGTTGAATTAAGCAAGGTTTCATCTTCACTTAATAAACGATTAGGAGGAAAATTTGCTGCAGTGATAATAGAAAATTCGCCCCCAAATCGTGGATTCAGAATGATTCATCTCTGTGCGTTTACATGAATCAAATTTTGGCCTATCATtttaatgaaacaaaatatCCTTTGGTACATGTTGCACTGTTCTTAATGCATTCTGAATTTTCCCAGTGAATGGATAGTAAAGCAAGAGTGGTGTGGTCAAAGAAGAATTAATAAACATAGGTTGTCTTTCTCATTGTATACATTCTTCATATATGTTTTGTAGTGGGAAAGTGTgattttcttcctttaaaaattcgattttcagttatttttttccttttagaaaGTTCTTCGTAACGACTACAGGAACTTTTCCTTGATGTTAATACCATTATCCCTTTTAATATAATTCTCTAAAAAGATTTATCTTGCAACTTAGTGTggttattttattcataatgtAAAACAACCTTTCTCTCCCTCTCGTTTCGTTTGGTTTAGTTTTTGGCTCTTCAAACACTTTTCTCATCATCCAAGATAATACCAACTTTGaatgcttttattttgtttgacgGATTCACTTTTCACACAGCTAAACCTTAGATGAATGGAAACAAACAAAGCTTTCTAAGAACATAAAGAAAAGTTCTAATGTTTAAGTACTATATGTAAATCTTTTTATTCTAGTTAATTTTAGAGTTGTATTATTGTCACCCCTTTAAGAGCATCACTTACCAGTGTTTATCGTGACTTAAGCATATGAAAAGAATCCAATCTAAAAGACAAGTTTATTAGGTGTTAGATCTCATAAACTATTACATTGAACTTCTTATCTCAGTGATTAGTGTGAGACAGCAAGAACTTCTTAAATCAACACACAAAGTAAGGTTAAATAATTTACATGACAATTTTCACGTTTCTTTTTGTGTACCATATTTGGAGTGTGAACGAAGGATTTAAATAGTATAAATCTTGGATTTGAATAGTAAACCTATATATCCTCTTTGTTCAACAACCATAGAAACAATTTCAATTAGGCGTTGCTTGGTTATAGGGATTCCTTCAGAGTTAATTATACTCATGCAATTATTTGACCAACCAGATGAAGAACTATTGGGAGACCCCATGTTTGGGACAAACTCTAACGACTTCCTAAAAACTCAAAAGGTGGTGCTTGTCATATTGTTGGGAATGTGATCCCAATTTGGAATTTTCTATTCCACTCATGAACAGGGATAAATATTCTAGGGAAGTTCCTATGCTCCAAAACCCAGACATTGTTCTAattccttttatttcttttacaaaatgtACATGATTGTGATGTCTCATCTTGCGCAGCCATACCTAGAAATGGCTTCAGTGAACAAAGACGAAGTTTTAGGGTTTTGGTTTTTCCTTTTGGAAAATCGGTTCTGATATGTTTCATCTCGCGCAGCCAAAGCTAGGCAGGCATAGCCAGAGTGAAGAAATTTAGTACTTCAAGAAATTGCAGCGGCTATATTATTCatgaatgattaaatatattttcccAATGGAGATTCAAATCTGAGGTTCCAAATTTATGTACAAAACTATTAATACTATAACATAAACAAATCCTCCTTGAGTTTAGTGACTTCCAACTCTCCACAGAGAATCTGTTAGTTgttatatcattaaaaaaatgataatatttttgcATGTGAGTGTCCTTTTCTAAATTATTGATTTCTCCAATGACAAACGTTGtgtgaagaaagaaagaaagaaagagagagagagagagagggaatgaTTTTGTGATAATATGTACTTGATATTAAGAGAAGAGAATGGACTGTGTAAAGTGTAAACTTTGGCTAATTATTTAGCGGTTTTAGTGGCAGAGACGCGGAGAAAGAGCATCAAAAGACGACAAAATGGCCACACAGAAACCTTAAGATCATAGTATTCTTCGAGATTAGTTTCATCACCAATCACCAATCACCATGTTTATGATGGCATTTTAGGTATGTCAAAAATCTCGGCTTCTGTTAAACCTATCACTACTGTTAAATTCAATTTCACCTGTCATACCTTCCACCCAATATATATTCCCTCTAATTTCACCAAACAAACACTACAACGTTTTAGTTCGATTAGAAAAAggtcaatttttaattaaaatatgtagtATCAATGAATaagttgattaaaaaaatactattatcCAATGGGATTcgaaataaaaaacaagaataGATCTACATGCATCATTCCCCATATATAGTAACCCGAAAAATAGAGCAGTAAGTGAGTGAGCAACATAACATAAGGTTGTAAAAGAATGTTTGTCTCTGTCCCACGAACTAGCAGAGTCAAAAAGCGCAAAGATTTTAGCAATCTCTAATTTGATGCGTTGTTATTACCACAAAGTCACAAACTCAGCGACACAAGCTGCTACATGCTAATACAATGTCTGGACAATCTGACCAAATCGCACATTGTCACGCGCTAAACGCGTGCTAGTACATAAGGATTAACCAAaggtttctttttattattacaatcATTGTTTTACGATAATGTTATtgaattattagaaaatttctTCCAGTTGTTTTGAGATGAGAGTACACATTCACCTAt
This sequence is a window from Vigna angularis cultivar LongXiaoDou No.4 chromosome 2, ASM1680809v1, whole genome shotgun sequence. Protein-coding genes within it:
- the LOC108328181 gene encoding dof zinc finger protein DOF2.4, which produces MVYTSIPAYIDPANWQQQHPNHQQQPNNTAVSSHLILPPPIQPPPPPPPSQPHGLGGSATAGSIRPGSMADRARMANIPMQEAQQKCPRCDSSNTKFCYFNNYSLSQPRHFCKACRRYWTRGGALRNVPVGGGCRRNKRSRGSSGSSARSPANSDRQTASAGSASTTSGSSSADMVAGLGGTGVPSSLRFMAPLHHLGDHHLGGGGGGGGGEIGLNYGLNYGSISGPMGGIGDLNFHIGNALNGGGGSVLSGLDQWRMPQTHQFPFLSGLEASSSHGLYSFDGASGSDGYGGTPIKVSTSGVMSQFASVKMEDNHQELGLPRQFLGVNNNPNTNEQYWSGGAGAGGATSAWTDLSAFSSSSTTSNPL